The Castor canadensis chromosome 8, mCasCan1.hap1v2, whole genome shotgun sequence genome contains a region encoding:
- the LOC109690990 gene encoding phosphoglycerate kinase 2, producing MSLSKKLTLDKLDVKGKRVIMRVDFNVPMKNNQITNNQRIKAAIPSIKYCLDHGARSVVLMSHLGQPDGVPMPDKYSLEPVAAELKSLLGKDVLFLKDCVGSEVEKACANPAAGSVILLENLRFHVEEEGKGQSLSGEKIKAEPDKIEAFRASLSKLGDVYVNDAFGTAHRAHSSMVGVNLPQKASGFLMKKELDYFAKALEKPERPFLAILGGAKVADKIQLIKNLLDKVNHMIIGGAMAYTFLKVLKNMEIGASLFDEEGAKIVQEIMAKAEKNGVKITFPVDFVTADKFEENAKVGQATVESGVPAGWMALDCGPESIKNHAQAVSQAKLIVWNGPLGVFELDAFAKGTKALMDEIVKATSQGCVTIIGGGNTATCCAKWNTEDKVSHVSTGGGASLELLEGKILPGVEALSNL from the coding sequence ATGTCTCTGTCTAAGAAGTTGACTTTGGATAAATTGGATGTTAAGGGAAAGCGAGTCATCATGAGAGTAGACTTCAACGTCCCCATGAAGAATAACCAGATTACCAACAACCAGAGAATCAAGGCTGCCATCCCAAGCATCAAGTACTGCCTGGATCATGGAGCCAGGTCAGTAGTTCTTATGAGTCACCTGGGCCAACCTGACGGGGTTCCCATGCCTGACAAATATTCCTTAGAGCCTGTTGCTGCCGAGCTCAAATCCTTGCTGGGCAAGGACGTTCTGTTTCTGAAGGACTGTGTAGGCTCAGAGGTGGAGAAAGCCTGTGCCAACCCGGCAGCTGGTTCGGTCATCCTGCTGGAGAACCTGCGCTTTCAtgtagaggaagaaggaaagggccAAAGTCTTTCTGGGGAAAAGATTAAAGCTGAACCTGATAAAATAGAGGCCTTCAGAGCATCGCTCTCCAAGCTAGGGGACGTCTATGTCAACGATGCTTTTGGCACTGCACACCGAGCTCACAGTTCCATGGTGGGAGTGAATCTGCCCCAGAAGGCATCTGGATTCCTCATGAAGAAGGAGCTGGATTACTTTGCCAAAGCTTTGGAAAAGCCAGAGAGACCCTTTCTGGCTATACTTGGTGGAGCCAAAGTGGCAGACAAGATCCAACTCATCAAAAATTTGCTGGACAAGGTCAATCACATGATTATTGGTGGTGCAATGGCTTACACTTTCCTTAAGGTGCTGAAGAACATGGAGATTGGTGCTTCCCTCTTTGATGAAGAGGGAGCCAAGATCGTCCAAGAGATCATGGCCAAGGCAGAGAAGAATGGTGTAAAGATCACCTTTCCTGTTGACTTTGTCACTGCTGACAAGTTTGAAGAGAATGCTAAAGTTGGACAAGCCACTGTAGAATCTGGCGTCCCTGCTGGCTGGATGGCATTGGACTGTGGTCCAGAGAGCATTAAAAACCACGCTCAAGCGGTGTCCCAGGCAAAGCTAATTGTGTGGAATGGACCTTTAGGGGTGTTTGAATTGGATGCCTTTGCAAAGGGAACCAAAGCCCTCATGGATGAAATTGTGAAAGCCACTTCCCAGGGCTGTGTCACCATTATAGGGGGTGGGAACACTGCTACCTGCTGTGCCAAGTGGAACACTGAAGATAAAGTGAGTCATGTGAGCACCGGAGGGGGTGCCAGCCTCGAGCTTCTGGAAGGGAAAATCCTTCCTGGAGTAGAAGCCCTCAGCAACCTGTAG
- the LOC109690991 gene encoding cysteine-rich secretory protein 2-like: MTSLPMVIFVITMLFPNVPAQGKDPAFAALLTTQTQVQREIVSKHNELRKSVSPPASNMLKMEWNREATGNAQKWANKCILSHSSSEDRKTRTRCGENLYMSSDPTPWSTAIQSWFNEREGFTYGVGPKGPDVVVGHYTQLVWYSSYQIGCGIAFCPNQENLKYFYVCQYCPVGNNVSKKNTPYQQGTPCASCPGSCENGLCTNSCEYEDLLSNCDSLKQSAGCEHEVLKEKCKATCLCENKIH; this comes from the exons ATGACTTCACTCCCCATGGTGATATTTGTCATTACTATGCTGTTTCCAAATGTACCTGCTCAAGGAAAG GATCCTGCTTTTGCTGCTTTGTTAACCACCCAAACACAAGTGCAAAGAGAGATCGTAAGTAAGCACAATGAACTAAGGAAATCGGTCTCTCCCCCCGCCAGCAACATGTTAAAAATG GAATGGAACAGAGAAGCAACAGGAAATGCCCAAAAGTGGGCAAATAAGTGTATTTTATCACACAGCAGTTCAGAGGACAGGAAAACCA GAACAAGATGTGGTGAAAATCTCTATATGTCAAGTGACCCTACTCCCTGGTCAACTGCAATCCAAAGCTGGTTCAATGAGAGAGAAGGTTTTACCTACGGTGTAGGACCAAAGGGTCCTGATGTAGTTGTTGGACATTATACTCAG CTGGTTTGGTATTCATCTTACCAAATTGGATGTGGAATTGCCTTCTGTCCCAATCAAGAGAATCTAAAATACTTCTATGTGTGCCAATATTGTCCTGT TGGCAATAATGTGAGTAAAAAAAATACCCCTTACCAACAAGGAACACCCTGTGCCAGTTGCCCTGGCAGCTGTGAAAATGGACTATGCA CCAACAGCTGTGAGTATGAAGATCTCCTCAGTAACTGTGACTCCTTGAAGCAATCAGCTGGCTGTGAACATGAGGTGCTCAAGGAAAAGTGCAAGGCTACTTGCCTATGCGAAAACAAAATTCACTAA